One Streptomyces sp. SAI-135 DNA segment encodes these proteins:
- the dnaE gene encoding DNA polymerase III subunit alpha: MSKPPFTHLHVHTQYSLLDGAARLKDMFNACNEMGMTHIAMSDHGNLHGAYDFFHSAKKAGVTPIIGIEAYVAPESRRNKRKIQWGQPHQKRDDVSGSGGYTHKTMWAVNSTGLHNLFRLSSDAYAEGWLQKWPRMDKETIAQWSEGIVASTGCPSGELQTRLRLGQYDEALKAAADYQDIFGKDRYFLELMDHGIEIEHRVRDGLLEIGKKLGIPPLVTNDSHYTYAHEATAHDALLCIQTGKNLSDPDRFKFDGTGYYLKSTEEMYAIDSSDAWQEGCANTLLIAEMVDTTGMFEAKNLMPKFDIPEGYTEVTWFKEEVRRGMERRFPGGIPEDRQKQVEYEMDVIIQMGFPGYFLVVADFIMWAKNNGIAVGPGRGSAAGSIVAYAMGITDLDPIPHGLIFERFLNPERVSMPDVDIDFDERRRVEVIRYVTEKYGADKVAMIGTYGKIKAKNAIKDSARVLGYPYAMGDRITKAMPADVLGKGIDLNGITDPSHPRYSEAGEVRGMYENEPDVKKVIDTAKGVEGLVRQMGVHAAGVIMSSETITEHVPVWVRHTDGVTITQWDYPSCESLGLLKMDFLGLRNLTIMDDAVKMVKSNKGIDLELLSLPLDDPKTFELLQRGETLGVFQFDGGPMRSLLRLMKPDNFEDISAVSALYRPGPMGMDSHTNYALRKNKLQEITPIHKELEEPLREVLDVTYGLIVYQEQVQKAAQIIAGYSLGEADILRRVMGKKKPDELAKNFTIFQAGAQKNGYSDEAIQALWDVLVPFAGYAFNKAHSAAYGLVSYWTAYLKANYPAEYMAALLTSVKDDKDKSAVYLNECRRMGIKVLPPNVNESVHNFAAQGDDVILFGLEAVRNVGTNVVESIIKSRKAKGKYVSFPDYLDKVEAVACNKRTTESLIKAGAFDTLGHTRKGLTAQYEPMIDNVVAVKRKEAEGQFDLFGGMGEEDTSEPGFGLDVEFTTEEWDKTYLLAQEREMLGLYVSDHPLFGLEHVLSDKADAGIAQLTGGEHADGAVVTIGGIISGLQRKMTKQGNAWAIATVEDLAGSIECMFFPATYQLVSTQLVEDAVVFVKGRLDKREDVPRLVAMELQVPDLSNAGTNAPVILTIPATRVTPPMVNRLGEILSHHKGDSEVRIKLQGPTKTTVLRLDRHRVKPDPALFGDLKVLLGPSCLAG, from the coding sequence GTGTCAAAGCCGCCGTTCACGCACCTGCACGTCCACACCCAGTACTCCCTGCTGGACGGTGCCGCGCGGCTCAAGGACATGTTCAACGCGTGCAACGAGATGGGCATGACCCACATCGCCATGTCCGACCACGGCAACCTCCACGGGGCGTACGACTTCTTCCACTCGGCGAAGAAGGCCGGGGTCACCCCGATCATCGGGATCGAGGCGTACGTCGCGCCCGAGTCCCGGCGCAACAAGCGCAAGATCCAGTGGGGCCAGCCGCACCAGAAGCGGGACGACGTCTCCGGTTCGGGTGGTTACACCCACAAGACGATGTGGGCCGTGAACTCGACCGGCCTGCACAACCTCTTCCGGCTCTCCTCGGACGCCTACGCCGAGGGCTGGCTCCAGAAGTGGCCCCGGATGGACAAGGAGACCATCGCCCAGTGGTCCGAGGGGATCGTCGCCTCCACCGGCTGCCCCTCCGGCGAGCTCCAGACGCGGCTGCGCCTCGGCCAGTACGACGAGGCGCTGAAGGCCGCCGCCGACTACCAGGACATCTTCGGCAAGGACCGCTACTTCCTGGAGCTGATGGACCACGGCATCGAGATCGAGCACCGGGTCCGCGACGGCCTCCTGGAGATCGGCAAGAAGCTCGGCATCCCCCCGCTGGTCACCAACGACTCGCACTACACGTACGCGCACGAGGCGACCGCCCACGACGCCCTGTTGTGCATCCAGACCGGCAAGAACCTCTCCGACCCCGACCGCTTCAAGTTCGACGGCACCGGCTACTACCTGAAGTCCACCGAGGAGATGTACGCCATCGACTCCTCGGACGCCTGGCAGGAGGGGTGCGCCAACACCCTCCTGATCGCCGAGATGGTCGACACCACCGGCATGTTCGAGGCCAAGAACCTCATGCCGAAGTTCGACATCCCCGAGGGCTACACCGAGGTCACCTGGTTCAAGGAGGAGGTCCGCCGCGGCATGGAGCGCCGCTTCCCCGGCGGCATCCCCGAGGACCGGCAGAAGCAGGTCGAGTACGAGATGGACGTCATCATCCAGATGGGGTTCCCGGGCTACTTCCTCGTGGTCGCCGACTTCATCATGTGGGCCAAGAACAACGGCATCGCGGTCGGCCCCGGCCGAGGCTCCGCGGCCGGTTCGATCGTCGCCTACGCCATGGGCATCACCGACCTCGACCCGATCCCGCACGGCCTGATCTTCGAGCGGTTCCTCAACCCCGAGCGCGTCTCCATGCCCGACGTCGACATCGACTTCGACGAGCGCAGGCGCGTCGAGGTGATCCGGTACGTGACCGAGAAGTACGGCGCCGACAAGGTCGCCATGATCGGCACCTACGGCAAGATCAAGGCGAAGAACGCGATCAAGGACTCCGCGCGCGTGCTGGGCTACCCGTACGCGATGGGCGACCGCATCACCAAGGCGATGCCCGCCGACGTCCTCGGCAAGGGCATCGACCTCAACGGCATCACCGACCCCTCGCACCCCCGCTACTCCGAGGCCGGCGAGGTCCGCGGGATGTACGAGAACGAACCGGACGTGAAGAAGGTCATCGACACCGCCAAGGGCGTCGAGGGCCTGGTGCGGCAGATGGGCGTGCACGCCGCCGGCGTGATCATGTCCAGCGAGACCATCACCGAGCACGTGCCCGTCTGGGTGCGGCACACCGACGGCGTGACCATCACGCAGTGGGACTACCCGAGCTGCGAGTCGCTCGGCCTGCTGAAGATGGACTTCCTCGGCCTGCGCAACCTGACGATCATGGACGACGCCGTCAAGATGGTGAAGTCCAACAAGGGCATCGACCTGGAGCTGCTGAGCCTCCCGCTGGACGATCCGAAGACCTTCGAACTCCTCCAGCGCGGCGAGACCCTCGGCGTCTTCCAGTTCGACGGCGGCCCCATGCGCTCGCTGCTGCGCCTGATGAAGCCGGACAACTTCGAAGACATCTCCGCCGTCTCCGCGCTCTACCGTCCGGGCCCGATGGGCATGGACTCGCACACCAACTACGCGCTGCGCAAGAACAAGCTCCAGGAGATCACCCCCATCCACAAGGAGCTCGAAGAGCCCCTCAGGGAGGTCCTGGACGTCACCTACGGCCTGATCGTCTACCAGGAGCAGGTGCAGAAGGCCGCCCAGATCATCGCCGGCTACTCGCTCGGCGAGGCCGACATCCTGCGCCGCGTGATGGGCAAGAAGAAGCCCGACGAACTGGCCAAGAACTTCACCATCTTCCAGGCCGGCGCCCAGAAGAACGGCTACAGCGACGAGGCGATCCAGGCCCTGTGGGACGTGCTGGTCCCCTTCGCCGGATACGCGTTCAACAAGGCCCACTCCGCCGCGTACGGACTGGTGTCGTACTGGACGGCCTATCTGAAGGCCAACTACCCGGCCGAGTACATGGCCGCGCTGCTGACCTCCGTGAAGGACGACAAGGACAAGTCGGCGGTCTACCTCAACGAGTGCCGGCGCATGGGCATCAAGGTGCTCCCGCCCAACGTCAACGAGTCGGTGCACAACTTCGCCGCGCAGGGCGACGACGTGATCCTCTTCGGCCTGGAGGCGGTCCGCAACGTCGGCACCAACGTGGTCGAGTCGATCATCAAGAGCCGCAAGGCCAAGGGGAAGTACGTCTCCTTCCCCGACTACCTCGACAAGGTCGAGGCGGTCGCCTGCAACAAGCGCACCACGGAGTCGCTGATCAAGGCCGGCGCCTTCGACACCCTCGGGCACACCCGCAAGGGCCTGACCGCGCAGTACGAGCCGATGATCGACAACGTGGTCGCGGTCAAGCGCAAGGAGGCCGAGGGCCAGTTCGACCTCTTCGGCGGGATGGGCGAGGAGGACACCAGCGAGCCCGGCTTCGGACTGGACGTGGAGTTCACCACCGAGGAGTGGGACAAGACCTATCTGCTCGCCCAGGAGCGGGAGATGCTCGGTCTGTACGTCTCCGACCACCCGCTCTTCGGCCTGGAGCACGTGCTGTCCGACAAGGCCGACGCGGGCATCGCCCAGCTCACCGGCGGTGAGCACGCGGACGGCGCGGTCGTCACCATCGGCGGCATCATCTCGGGCCTCCAGCGCAAGATGACCAAGCAGGGCAACGCCTGGGCGATCGCCACCGTCGAGGACCTCGCAGGCTCCATCGAGTGCATGTTCTTCCCGGCGACCTACCAGCTGGTGTCGACCCAACTCGTCGAGGACGCCGTGGTGTTCGTCAAGGGCCGCCTCGACAAGCGGGAGGACGTGCCCCGGCTGGTCGCGATGGAGCTCCAGGTCCCCGACCTGTCCAACGCGGGCACCAACGCGCCCGTGATCCTCACCATCCCGGCCACCCGGGTCACCCCGCCGATGGTCAACCGCCTCGGCGAGATCCTCAGTCACCACAAGGGCGACAGCGAGGTCCGCATCAAGCTCCAGGGCCCGACCAAGACCACCGTCCTGCGCCTCGACCGGCACCGCGTGAAGCCGGACCCGGCGCTCTTCGGTGACCTGAAGGTACTGCTCGGCCCGTCCTGCCTGGCGGGCTGA
- a CDS encoding DUF2252 domain-containing protein, giving the protein MSVPQLNDEHRGEEILAVFDTAFGELLAADPAAFRVKFRKMAASAFAFYRGTACLFYHDLDEEKKGGPYLDERTSRVWIHGDLHAENFGTYLDANGRLIFNVNDFDEAYVGPFTWDLKRFAASVALIGYAKALGDEQITELVEVYAGAYRERIHALATGAKSDEVPPFTLDTAQGPLLDALRDARSLTRFGLLESMTEIRDFERRFAPGGGSIELDAATRYKVLAAFDGYLETLPEASLARPDSYRVKDVVGRRGIGIGSAGLPSYNILLEGHTDALENDVVIYIKQAQTPAVSRHITDPAIRDYFQHEGHRTVISQRALQQHADPWLGWTELGGTGQLVAEISPYAVDLDWGDIDDPEEIAGVVADLGRATATMHAAADDTSGESLVPFSTERAIDAAIAADEDGFAGLLVDFAHSYGARARADHQTFVDLFRNGRIPGL; this is encoded by the coding sequence ATGTCGGTACCGCAGCTCAACGACGAGCACCGCGGCGAGGAGATCCTCGCCGTCTTCGACACCGCCTTCGGCGAGCTCCTGGCCGCCGATCCGGCCGCGTTCCGCGTGAAGTTCCGCAAGATGGCGGCCTCGGCGTTCGCGTTCTACCGCGGGACGGCGTGCCTCTTCTACCACGACCTCGACGAGGAGAAGAAGGGTGGCCCGTACCTGGACGAGCGCACCTCGCGCGTGTGGATCCACGGCGACCTGCACGCGGAGAACTTCGGTACCTACCTGGACGCCAACGGCCGGCTGATCTTCAACGTCAACGACTTCGACGAGGCCTACGTCGGCCCCTTCACCTGGGACCTCAAGCGCTTCGCCGCCTCCGTCGCGCTGATCGGGTACGCCAAGGCGCTCGGCGACGAGCAGATCACCGAGCTGGTGGAGGTGTACGCGGGCGCGTACCGCGAGCGGATCCACGCCCTCGCCACCGGCGCCAAGAGCGACGAGGTGCCGCCCTTCACCCTGGACACCGCCCAGGGCCCCCTCCTGGACGCGCTGCGCGACGCCCGCTCCCTGACCCGCTTCGGCCTCCTGGAGTCGATGACGGAGATCCGCGACTTCGAGCGCCGCTTCGCGCCGGGCGGCGGCTCCATCGAGCTGGACGCGGCCACCCGCTACAAGGTCCTCGCGGCCTTCGACGGCTATCTGGAGACCCTCCCCGAGGCCTCCCTGGCCCGCCCGGACTCCTACCGGGTCAAGGACGTCGTCGGCCGCCGCGGGATCGGCATCGGCTCGGCCGGGCTGCCGTCGTACAACATCCTGCTGGAGGGGCACACCGACGCCCTGGAGAACGACGTGGTGATCTACATCAAGCAGGCCCAGACCCCGGCCGTCTCCCGGCACATCACCGACCCGGCGATCCGCGACTACTTCCAGCACGAGGGCCACCGCACGGTGATCTCCCAGCGCGCGCTCCAGCAGCACGCCGACCCGTGGCTGGGCTGGACGGAGCTGGGCGGCACGGGCCAGCTGGTCGCCGAGATCTCGCCGTACGCCGTGGATCTGGACTGGGGCGACATCGACGACCCGGAGGAGATCGCGGGCGTCGTCGCCGACCTCGGCCGGGCCACGGCCACCATGCACGCGGCGGCGGACGACACCTCGGGCGAGTCCCTGGTGCCCTTCTCGACGGAGCGGGCCATCGACGCGGCCATCGCCGCCGACGAGGACGGCTTCGCGGGCCTCCTGGTCGACTTCGCGCACAGCTACGGCGCACGCGCGCGTGCCGACCACCAGACCTTCGTCGACCTGTTCCGCAACGGCCGCATCCCGGGCCTGTGA
- a CDS encoding thioredoxin domain-containing protein translates to MSKRNSQAAKTAARERLRQERERQAKRDKIKRQVIVGCSIVGVLAIAGGISYAVVQGNKPSYWEEAKNDKLVKPANSSGTNGTTVVIGKSTAKKTLVMYEDPRCPVCAQFEQTVGSTVDKDVEDGKFKIQFVGASFLDGNLGGEGSKNGLSALGAALNVSPEAFLKYKTAMYSTKWHPDESGPDKFKDDSYLIKIAQTVPELKDNKTFRNAVKNGTYDKWALVMSEKFNKDGVTGTPTLKMDGKTLTGSDGKSAPMTVAEFNTALEAALKG, encoded by the coding sequence ATGAGCAAGCGGAACAGCCAGGCCGCGAAGACCGCCGCCCGCGAGCGGCTGCGGCAGGAGCGCGAGCGCCAGGCCAAGCGCGACAAGATCAAGCGGCAGGTCATCGTCGGCTGCTCCATAGTCGGCGTCCTGGCGATAGCGGGCGGCATCAGCTACGCGGTCGTCCAGGGCAACAAGCCCAGCTACTGGGAAGAGGCCAAGAACGACAAGCTCGTCAAGCCGGCCAACAGCTCGGGCACCAACGGCACGACGGTCGTCATCGGCAAGAGCACCGCCAAGAAGACCCTGGTCATGTACGAGGACCCGCGCTGCCCCGTCTGCGCGCAGTTCGAGCAGACCGTCGGCTCGACCGTCGACAAGGACGTCGAGGACGGCAAGTTCAAGATCCAGTTCGTCGGCGCCTCCTTCCTCGACGGCAACCTCGGCGGCGAGGGCTCCAAGAACGGCCTCAGCGCCCTCGGCGCGGCGCTGAACGTCAGCCCCGAGGCGTTCCTGAAGTACAAGACCGCGATGTACTCCACGAAGTGGCACCCCGACGAGAGCGGCCCGGACAAGTTCAAGGACGACTCCTACCTCATCAAGATCGCGCAGACCGTCCCGGAGCTGAAGGACAACAAGACCTTCCGGAACGCCGTGAAGAACGGCACCTACGACAAGTGGGCCCTGGTCATGTCCGAGAAGTTCAACAAGGACGGCGTGACCGGCACCCCGACCCTGAAGATGGACGGCAAGACGCTGACCGGTTCCGACGGCAAGAGCGCGCCGATGACGGTCGCCGAGTTCAACACCGCGCTGGAGGCGGCCCTGAAGGGCTGA
- a CDS encoding alkaline phosphatase D family protein, producing MTNRQRTAGSNSLSPRRRTVVKAAAATAVLAAPLAAARPAGAVEAPAFLHGVASGDPLPDGILLWTRVTPTAEAVPGSGLGPDTEVGWVVAEDKAFTNVVAKGSVTATAASDHTVKADVRGLRPATDYWFRFSAGGTDSPAARTRTAPATDAAVANLRFGVVSCANWEAGWFSAYRHLAARGDLDAWLHLGDYIYEYGTGQYGTRDTVVRQHAPTHEILTLADYRTRHGRYKTDPDLQALHAVAPVVAIWDDHEFANDAWSGGAENHTEGTEGAWAARQAAAKQAYFEWMPVRTATAGTTYRRLRFGKLADLSLLDLRSFRSQQVGVGNGSVDDPDRTLTGRAQLDWLKAGLKSSDTTWRLVGNSVMISPFAIGSLSADLLKPLAELLGLPKEGLALNTDQWDGYTDDRRELLAHLRSNAIRNTVFLTGDIHMAWANDVPVNAGTYPLSASAATEFVVTSVSSDNLDDILKVPEGTVTALAAPVIQLANRHVHWVDTDRHGYGVLDITAERAQMDYYVLSDKTQRNATSAWARSYRTRTGTQKVERTYSPV from the coding sequence GTGACCAACAGACAGAGAACAGCCGGTAGCAACTCCCTGTCCCCACGCCGCCGTACGGTCGTCAAGGCCGCGGCGGCCACTGCTGTCCTGGCCGCTCCGCTCGCCGCCGCACGGCCGGCCGGCGCGGTCGAGGCCCCCGCCTTCCTGCACGGCGTCGCCTCGGGCGACCCGCTCCCGGACGGCATCCTGCTGTGGACCCGGGTGACCCCGACCGCCGAGGCCGTCCCCGGTTCCGGGCTCGGCCCGGACACCGAGGTCGGCTGGGTCGTCGCCGAGGACAAGGCATTCACGAACGTCGTCGCCAAGGGTTCCGTCACCGCGACCGCCGCCTCCGACCACACGGTCAAGGCGGACGTGCGCGGCCTCCGGCCCGCGACCGACTACTGGTTCCGCTTCTCGGCGGGCGGCACCGACTCCCCGGCGGCGCGCACCCGCACCGCGCCGGCGACGGACGCGGCCGTGGCCAACCTCCGCTTCGGCGTGGTCTCCTGCGCCAACTGGGAGGCCGGCTGGTTCTCGGCCTACCGCCATCTCGCGGCCCGCGGCGACCTGGACGCCTGGCTGCACCTGGGCGACTACATCTACGAGTACGGCACCGGGCAGTACGGCACCCGTGACACCGTCGTACGGCAGCACGCGCCGACCCACGAGATCCTCACCCTCGCCGACTACCGGACCCGGCACGGCAGGTACAAGACGGACCCGGACCTCCAGGCCCTGCACGCCGTCGCCCCGGTCGTCGCGATCTGGGACGACCACGAGTTCGCCAACGACGCCTGGTCGGGCGGCGCCGAGAACCACACCGAGGGCACGGAGGGCGCCTGGGCGGCCCGTCAGGCCGCCGCCAAGCAGGCCTACTTCGAGTGGATGCCGGTCCGCACGGCGACAGCCGGCACCACCTACCGGCGGCTGCGCTTCGGCAAGCTCGCCGACCTCTCACTGCTCGACCTGCGGTCCTTCCGCTCGCAGCAGGTCGGCGTGGGCAACGGCTCGGTCGACGACCCGGACCGCACCCTCACGGGCCGCGCCCAGCTGGACTGGCTGAAGGCGGGTCTGAAGTCGAGTGACACCACCTGGCGGCTGGTCGGCAACTCCGTGATGATCTCGCCGTTCGCGATCGGCTCCCTCTCCGCCGACCTGCTCAAGCCGCTCGCCGAGCTGCTCGGGCTGCCGAAGGAGGGCCTCGCCCTCAACACCGACCAGTGGGACGGCTACACGGACGACCGCCGCGAGCTCCTCGCCCACCTGCGCTCCAACGCCATCCGCAACACCGTCTTCCTGACCGGTGACATCCACATGGCGTGGGCCAACGACGTGCCGGTGAACGCCGGTACCTACCCGCTGTCGGCGTCGGCCGCCACCGAGTTCGTCGTCACGTCGGTCAGCTCCGACAACCTCGACGACATCCTGAAGGTCCCCGAGGGCACGGTCACCGCGCTCGCCGCACCGGTCATCCAGCTCGCCAACCGGCACGTCCACTGGGTGGACACCGACCGCCACGGCTACGGCGTGCTGGACATCACCGCCGAGCGGGCGCAGATGGACTACTACGTGCTGTCCGACAAGACGCAGCGGAACGCGACCTCGGCCTGGGCGCGTTCGTACCGCACGCGGACCGGCACGCAGAAGGTCGAGCGGACGTACAGCCCTGTCTAG
- a CDS encoding dienelactone hydrolase family protein, whose amino-acid sequence MNIMLFHSTYGLRPAVRQAADRLREAGHEVWTPDLFEGRTFDTVEEGMAFNEEIGKDELLKRAVLAAAPYSERGLVYAGFSLGASVAQTLALGDERARGLLLLHGTSDIAPNATADELPVQLHVAEPDPFETDDWLSAWYLQMGRTGADVEIYRYAGAGHLYTDPDLPDYDEEAAEATWRVALGFLDTL is encoded by the coding sequence ATGAACATCATGCTCTTTCACTCGACCTACGGCCTCAGGCCCGCCGTCCGTCAGGCCGCCGACCGGCTGCGGGAGGCCGGGCACGAGGTGTGGACGCCGGACCTCTTCGAGGGGCGCACGTTCGACACGGTCGAGGAGGGCATGGCCTTCAACGAGGAGATCGGCAAGGACGAGTTGCTCAAGCGGGCCGTCCTGGCCGCCGCGCCCTACTCCGAGCGCGGCCTGGTCTACGCCGGCTTCTCGCTCGGCGCCTCGGTCGCGCAGACCCTCGCCCTCGGCGACGAGAGGGCCCGCGGACTGCTGCTCCTGCACGGCACCTCGGACATCGCGCCGAACGCGACCGCGGACGAGCTGCCGGTCCAGCTGCACGTGGCCGAGCCGGACCCCTTCGAGACCGACGACTGGCTGAGCGCCTGGTATCTCCAGATGGGCCGCACCGGAGCCGACGTCGAGATCTACCGGTACGCCGGGGCCGGTCACCTCTACACCGACCCCGACCTGCCGGACTACGACGAGGAGGCCGCCGAGGCCACCTGGCGGGTGGCCCTCGGCTTCCTCGACACCCTCTGA
- a CDS encoding mechanosensitive ion channel domain-containing protein — MENVLRPLIVVGGSVLLTLVIGWATDLLLRKADDRHSETPLWGLLRRGRIPYMLVLCAAMLRGAYDEARVLERHSAGIGQTLTLVLIGATAWLVIRIAAAIVETTYSRYARAHHDAARVRRVRTQVTLIMRVVAATVGVVAVAAMLLTFPAMRAAGASLLASAGILGIVAGVAAQSTLSNMFAGLQIAFGDMVRIGDTVVVDGEWGTVEEITLTFLTVRTWDERRITMPVSYFTSKPFENWSRGTPQMTGIVYWHVDHTAPVELMRERLRDILRECPAWDGRDYGLAVTDTTPNTMQVRALVTAKDADDIWTVRVTVREQMIRWLTDNHPYALPRVNTADATLAPGFRRDGDRRNGHNSNGATVDGSHEPPRTGRG; from the coding sequence ATGGAGAACGTACTCCGACCACTGATCGTGGTCGGCGGCTCGGTGCTGCTCACTCTGGTGATCGGCTGGGCCACCGACCTTCTGCTGCGCAAGGCCGACGACCGCCACAGCGAGACCCCGCTGTGGGGGCTGCTGCGCCGTGGCCGCATCCCCTACATGCTCGTGCTGTGCGCGGCCATGCTGAGAGGGGCCTACGACGAGGCGAGGGTGCTGGAGCGGCACAGCGCCGGCATCGGGCAGACGCTGACGCTGGTGCTGATCGGGGCGACCGCCTGGCTGGTGATCCGGATCGCGGCGGCCATAGTGGAGACGACGTACTCCCGTTACGCGCGTGCCCACCACGACGCCGCCCGGGTCCGCCGGGTGCGCACCCAGGTCACGCTGATCATGCGGGTGGTCGCGGCGACCGTCGGCGTGGTGGCGGTGGCCGCGATGCTGCTGACCTTCCCGGCGATGCGCGCGGCCGGTGCCTCACTGCTGGCCTCGGCCGGAATCCTCGGCATCGTCGCCGGTGTGGCCGCCCAGTCCACGCTCAGCAACATGTTCGCGGGGCTGCAGATCGCCTTCGGAGACATGGTCCGCATCGGCGACACCGTGGTGGTGGACGGCGAGTGGGGCACCGTCGAGGAGATCACACTGACCTTCCTGACGGTCCGCACCTGGGACGAGCGCCGGATCACCATGCCGGTGTCGTACTTCACCTCGAAGCCGTTCGAGAACTGGTCCCGCGGCACCCCGCAGATGACCGGCATCGTCTACTGGCACGTCGACCACACGGCCCCGGTGGAGCTGATGCGCGAGCGGCTGCGGGACATCCTGCGCGAGTGCCCCGCCTGGGACGGCCGTGACTACGGCCTCGCCGTCACCGACACGACCCCGAACACCATGCAGGTACGCGCGTTGGTGACCGCCAAGGACGCCGACGACATCTGGACGGTACGGGTCACGGTCCGCGAACAGATGATCCGCTGGCTCACCGACAACCACCCGTACGCCCTGCCCCGCGTCAACACGGCGGACGCGACGCTGGCGCCGGGGTTCCGGCGGGACGGCGACCGACGGAACGGCCACAACTCCAACGGCGCGACCGTCGACGGATCCCACGAGCCCCCTCGAACGGGCCGCGGCTGA
- a CDS encoding SDR family oxidoreductase, with amino-acid sequence MARNVVISGGGTGIGLATAQVFAAEGDRVLLLGRRAGVLEKAGVPGALTYAADLADVGQVRGVVGFVERELGTVDVLIHSAGGTGQLEPPVDGSDPLDAVAHNWAVNFRLNLLTAALLTEGLKDRLASPGGRVLFVSSIAAYRGSGSGAYGAAKAGLHPYAHDLARELGPRGITANVVAPGYVEDTEFFGAAIDPARRERLVGDTLNGRAGTPGDVAATLHWLASPGAGHVTSQVVQVNGGAERGR; translated from the coding sequence ATGGCTCGCAACGTGGTGATCAGCGGTGGCGGTACGGGAATCGGGCTCGCGACGGCGCAGGTGTTCGCCGCGGAAGGGGACCGGGTGCTGCTGCTCGGGCGGCGCGCCGGGGTGCTGGAGAAGGCGGGGGTGCCCGGGGCGCTGACGTACGCCGCCGATCTCGCCGACGTCGGTCAGGTGCGCGGGGTCGTCGGGTTCGTGGAGCGTGAGCTGGGGACCGTGGACGTGCTGATCCACAGTGCCGGGGGCACCGGGCAGCTCGAACCGCCCGTCGACGGCTCCGACCCGCTCGACGCCGTCGCGCACAACTGGGCGGTGAACTTCCGGCTCAATCTGCTGACCGCGGCACTGCTCACCGAGGGACTGAAGGACCGGCTCGCCTCGCCGGGCGGGCGCGTGCTGTTCGTCAGCTCCATCGCCGCCTACCGGGGGTCCGGGAGCGGGGCGTACGGGGCGGCGAAGGCGGGGCTGCATCCGTACGCCCATGATCTGGCGCGGGAGTTGGGGCCGCGGGGGATCACGGCGAACGTGGTCGCACCGGGGTACGTCGAGGACACGGAGTTCTTCGGGGCGGCCATCGATCCTGCTCGGCGGGAGCGGCTCGTCGGTGACACGTTGAACGGGCGGGCCGGGACGCCGGGGGATGTGGCCGCCACGCTGCACTGGCTGGCTTCGCCTGGGGCGGGACATGTGACTTCGCAGGTTGTGCAGGTCAATGGTGGGGCGGAGAGGGGGCGTTGA